Proteins found in one Candidatus Gastranaerophilales bacterium genomic segment:
- a CDS encoding diguanylate cyclase, with product MKSKKLLNIFLYLILTLFMLFSMTLIFRELRIDNFINDIEAKSFDLRQIILKNNSFDGSKIALITIDDDSLDKLASKYGTWPWHRGAYADLIRYLEKEKADSVIFDLMFMGYQNGNFDKDKDLINEITKNNNVYISMNFDYRDNENPQQLPLELIANLDNKSSVDYKDFTFTNVRSTIPEILHGTDKIGFINFMRDNDGIARRAPTFFIYKENYYPYISIKVVQEYMLRHNLINSKKFVITPDRHLIMGDRKIPLDHEGLMILNWYAKQDIKEIPFWKIIENNNYKYLPKGYFNDKIVYIGASAVSLYDTKSTPFYKHYPGVKIHTTVLKNIFDNIVIKRAEPEINIAVTIALIVLTWILLFRITSNMINALTVFGIVAVYFAFSLFLLSKFYIWIDVVYPIFLVLITYTIAYVIKFVNKSRDFEQTYKLATTDGLTELYNHRYFQEQMQANIANSKRYNSNFSLILIDIDFFKKFNDTYGHQSGDAVLKQVAQLLKKMVRSTDIVARYGGEEMAIILTNTNYDEALIAAGKICEAVAARPFRLMNDIEKNVTISLGVASYPQHGETPGEMISYADKCLYAAKEKGRNQVGKI from the coding sequence ATGAAATCTAAAAAACTGTTAAATATATTTCTATATCTTATTTTAACCCTGTTTATGTTGTTCTCGATGACTTTGATATTCAGGGAGTTAAGAATTGACAATTTTATTAACGACATTGAAGCTAAAAGTTTTGATTTAAGACAAATTATCTTAAAGAATAATTCTTTTGATGGCTCAAAAATAGCCCTTATAACCATTGATGACGATTCTTTGGATAAGTTGGCGTCAAAATACGGTACCTGGCCCTGGCATCGCGGCGCTTACGCTGATTTAATAAGGTATTTGGAAAAAGAAAAAGCTGACTCCGTAATTTTTGATTTAATGTTTATGGGCTACCAAAACGGCAATTTTGATAAAGACAAAGATTTAATCAATGAAATAACCAAAAACAATAATGTATACATCTCTATGAATTTTGACTACAGAGATAACGAAAATCCTCAGCAATTGCCCTTAGAATTGATTGCTAATCTTGATAACAAAAGCAGTGTAGACTACAAGGATTTTACGTTTACGAATGTGCGCTCTACCATCCCCGAAATTCTTCATGGAACAGATAAAATAGGGTTTATAAATTTTATGCGTGATAATGACGGTATCGCAAGGCGCGCACCGACATTTTTTATATACAAGGAAAATTACTACCCTTATATCTCAATTAAAGTAGTCCAAGAGTATATGCTCAGGCATAATCTTATAAATTCAAAAAAATTCGTTATTACGCCTGACAGACATCTGATAATGGGCGACAGAAAAATCCCTCTGGACCACGAAGGGCTGATGATTTTGAATTGGTATGCCAAACAGGATATTAAAGAAATACCGTTCTGGAAAATTATAGAAAATAACAATTATAAATACTTACCTAAAGGATATTTTAACGACAAAATCGTTTATATAGGCGCAAGCGCAGTTTCTTTATATGACACAAAAAGTACACCTTTTTATAAACATTATCCGGGTGTAAAAATTCATACAACTGTCTTGAAAAATATATTTGATAATATTGTCATCAAAAGGGCAGAACCGGAAATAAATATAGCTGTCACAATAGCACTTATAGTTTTGACCTGGATTTTGTTGTTTAGAATAACCTCAAATATGATTAACGCTCTGACCGTCTTTGGTATTGTAGCGGTTTACTTTGCGTTCTCTTTATTTCTGTTATCTAAATTCTACATTTGGATAGATGTTGTTTATCCTATATTCCTCGTACTAATAACATATACAATAGCTTACGTTATAAAGTTTGTTAATAAATCAAGGGATTTTGAACAAACTTATAAACTTGCAACTACAGACGGTTTAACAGAATTATACAATCACAGATATTTTCAGGAACAAATGCAGGCAAATATTGCTAATTCTAAAAGATATAATTCCAATTTCAGTTTAATACTTATAGACATAGACTTCTTTAAAAAGTTTAACGATACTTACGGTCATCAATCAGGAGATGCTGTTTTAAAACAAGTTGCGCAGCTCCTTAAAAAGATGGTACGCTCCACCGATATAGTAGCCAGATACGGCGGTGAAGAGATGGCTATTATTTTAACCAATACAAATTATGACGAAGCCCTTATCGCCGCGGGTAAAATTTGCGAAGCTGTCGCAGCAAGACCATTCAGGCTTATGAATGATATAGAGAAAAATGTAACAATAAGCCTAGGTGTAGCTTCATATCCGCAGCACGGTGAAACGCCGGGGGAAATGATATCTTACGCAGACAAGTGTTTATACGCCGCCAAAGAAAAGGGCAGAAATCAGGTTGGAAAAATTTAA
- a CDS encoding LysM domain-containing protein: MKNTAQYKSNISREKLAVLEELLSEKQREYEQTASAYNDQNRDRELDILWQELKTQNKEERSPGVYLSVGFVVGALAMFLMTSIINFGVQTENTSEFNLWKKGTISSKKTDINVTPAGADVNIKNMKYKIKPGDTLESIALRYYGVTSPEKVRHIQNANAITNPHSIYVGQEITIPLAE, encoded by the coding sequence ATGAAGAATACTGCACAATATAAATCTAATATTTCAAGAGAGAAATTAGCTGTTTTGGAAGAATTGTTAAGTGAAAAACAAAGAGAATACGAACAGACAGCATCTGCTTATAATGATCAAAATCGTGACAGAGAACTGGATATCCTTTGGCAGGAGTTAAAAACACAGAATAAAGAGGAACGCTCACCAGGTGTTTACCTTTCTGTCGGGTTTGTTGTAGGTGCATTGGCTATGTTTTTAATGACCTCTATCATAAACTTTGGTGTCCAGACAGAAAACACTTCTGAATTTAATTTATGGAAAAAGGGTACTATATCCTCCAAAAAGACTGATATTAACGTTACACCGGCAGGAGCCGATGTTAATATAAAAAACATGAAGTATAAAATAAAGCCGGGCGATACTTTAGAGTCAATCGCTTTGAGGTACTATGGCGTAACAAGCCCGGAAAAAGTACGTCATATCCAAAATGCTAATGCTATAACTAATCCGCACAGTATTTACGTAGGACAAGAGATTACTATTCCTTTGGCTGAATAA
- a CDS encoding ROK family protein codes for MDNSIAENKMPNIAGIDIGGTKISGAVINDGKIVSEVLSAKTPYTTQAIFNEVFQIVEKFKRDYELSAIAVATAGAVNNENSKIISSTGNLPSGYPDFPIKEEFEKKFDLFTFVENDANAAAYAEYKVGAAQGYPNTVAVTLGTGIGGGIIVNGRLLRGKSGAAAEIGHLIFGVNKKRPCTCGYYDCFECLASGTGYLITAKEMAGSEKSFAGSILKDKNIEDLTTYDIISELKKEDEFCTAVHNRWELYLTAGFISLANIFDPDVIVLSGGMGQFVNIKKIETEVNKQIVTTPLKILPAKAGNYAGMIGASLLAEEKLLTK; via the coding sequence ATGGATAATAGTATAGCGGAGAATAAAATGCCTAATATTGCGGGAATAGACATTGGCGGAACTAAAATTTCAGGAGCTGTTATTAATGACGGCAAAATTGTAAGCGAGGTGCTTAGCGCCAAAACACCTTACACCACTCAGGCGATTTTCAATGAAGTTTTTCAAATAGTTGAAAAATTCAAGCGGGATTATGAACTCTCAGCAATTGCCGTAGCCACTGCCGGCGCCGTTAACAATGAAAACTCCAAAATTATAAGCTCAACAGGCAATTTGCCCAGCGGTTATCCTGACTTTCCAATTAAAGAAGAGTTTGAAAAGAAATTCGATTTATTCACATTTGTTGAAAATGACGCAAATGCGGCGGCTTACGCGGAATACAAGGTCGGTGCAGCCCAAGGTTACCCGAATACCGTGGCCGTAACTTTAGGAACAGGTATAGGCGGCGGTATTATTGTAAACGGCAGGCTTTTAAGAGGGAAATCCGGTGCAGCGGCAGAAATAGGACATCTTATTTTCGGAGTTAACAAAAAACGTCCCTGTACTTGCGGCTATTATGATTGTTTTGAGTGTTTGGCATCAGGCACGGGGTATTTAATTACCGCAAAAGAAATGGCAGGAAGCGAAAAAAGCTTTGCAGGCAGTATTTTAAAGGATAAAAACATCGAAGATTTAACAACTTACGATATTATTTCAGAGCTGAAAAAAGAAGACGAGTTTTGCACAGCCGTACATAACCGATGGGAACTTTATTTAACGGCAGGGTTTATAAGCCTTGCTAATATTTTCGACCCTGATGTAATAGTTTTGTCCGGCGGGATGGGACAATTTGTAAATATAAAAAAAATTGAAACAGAGGTTAATAAACAAATTGTTACAACTCCTTTAAAAATATTACCTGCAAAAGCCGGTAACTATGCTGGCATGATAGGAGCTTCGCTTTTAGCGGAAGAAAAATTATTAACAAAATGA
- a CDS encoding Nif3-like dinuclear metal center hexameric protein encodes MIKVSEIINQIEEFAPLTLAEEWDNSGWQINLDNEFANKIMICLSVDLNVINQAVIQGCDLIISHHPLIFKPIKKIQNATLTDKTIVEAVKHNIQIYSAHTNLDAAEGGINDILCERLGLEVINGDNKFVKIGALSEPMNLESFILKLKISLNCSKVKLINPDNITEIKTVAVSSGAGAEFINELPQVDAFITGDVKYHSAMEVQNMALIDAGHFETEKIILQTIKTLLEKTAKDIVIAKEKNPWIIV; translated from the coding sequence ATGATTAAGGTAAGTGAAATAATAAACCAAATCGAAGAATTTGCCCCGCTTACATTAGCTGAAGAATGGGATAATTCAGGCTGGCAAATTAACCTTGATAACGAATTTGCAAATAAAATAATGATATGCCTTAGCGTCGATTTAAACGTGATTAATCAGGCTGTTATACAGGGCTGTGATTTGATTATCTCTCACCATCCCTTAATATTTAAACCTATTAAAAAAATTCAAAATGCGACTTTAACCGATAAAACTATAGTGGAAGCCGTTAAACATAATATTCAGATTTACAGCGCGCATACGAATTTAGATGCCGCAGAAGGCGGAATTAATGATATTCTTTGTGAACGCTTGGGACTCGAAGTTATTAACGGCGATAATAAGTTTGTAAAAATAGGCGCTTTGTCTGAACCAATGAATCTTGAAAGTTTTATTTTAAAACTTAAAATTTCTCTGAATTGTTCAAAAGTGAAACTCATAAACCCCGATAATATTACAGAAATCAAGACCGTAGCGGTGTCTTCGGGGGCAGGAGCAGAATTTATAAACGAGCTGCCTCAGGTTGATGCGTTTATAACAGGTGATGTCAAATACCACAGCGCAATGGAAGTCCAAAATATGGCGCTTATTGATGCAGGGCATTTTGAAACCGAAAAAATCATATTACAAACCATAAAAACATTGCTTGAAAAAACTGCTAAAGATATCGTAATAGCTAAAGAAAAAAATCCATGGATAATAGTATAG
- the coaBC gene encoding bifunctional phosphopantothenoylcysteine decarboxylase/phosphopantothenate--cysteine ligase CoaBC, with amino-acid sequence MSNNILNGKNILLGVTGGIAAYKVCELIRMYKKNGANVKVLLTPAAKEFVTEVTLATLSQNPVYIEQFDAKNWKPEHISLADEADIFVIAPVSANTISKIANGIADNLLTSIACAFRKPFIIAPAMNCGMYKNNFIQENLDKLRTSGFNILEPEEGFLACGYEGKGRLAKIETIFDKTVEILTAQTLNLQGKKILITAGGSKEPIDPVRYIGNHSSGKMGLALADQAFAAGAEVTLVSTFEVNKPYKTLVAPTAIKMLEAVKQEFLLNDCLIMAAAVADFRVETPGKNKIKKTQSDTLTLNLVKNPDILFEISKIKTDNQIVAGFCAESENLIENAKSKLISKKADYIIANDISKNDTGFNSAYNEVVLIDKHGIRKEFQKDTKENIAYKILKEIL; translated from the coding sequence ATGTCAAATAACATTTTAAACGGTAAAAATATTTTATTGGGCGTAACAGGCGGCATAGCTGCCTATAAGGTTTGTGAATTAATCAGAATGTATAAAAAAAACGGCGCAAATGTAAAAGTTCTTCTGACCCCTGCTGCCAAAGAATTTGTTACAGAAGTTACTCTTGCCACATTATCTCAAAACCCTGTTTATATCGAGCAATTTGATGCAAAAAACTGGAAGCCGGAGCATATATCTCTTGCTGATGAAGCTGATATTTTTGTAATTGCTCCTGTTAGTGCCAACACTATTTCAAAAATAGCAAACGGTATTGCCGATAATCTTTTGACCTCAATCGCCTGCGCTTTTAGAAAACCTTTTATTATCGCTCCTGCAATGAATTGCGGTATGTATAAGAACAATTTTATACAGGAGAATTTAGATAAACTACGAACGTCCGGCTTTAACATTCTTGAACCTGAAGAAGGTTTTTTGGCTTGCGGTTATGAAGGCAAAGGCAGATTGGCAAAGATTGAAACAATTTTTGATAAAACAGTCGAAATCCTGACTGCCCAAACTTTAAACCTGCAAGGCAAAAAGATATTAATTACAGCCGGCGGAAGCAAAGAACCTATAGACCCTGTAAGATATATAGGCAACCACAGTTCCGGCAAAATGGGGCTGGCATTAGCTGACCAAGCGTTTGCAGCCGGGGCGGAGGTTACCCTTGTTTCTACCTTTGAGGTGAATAAGCCTTATAAAACCCTTGTCGCACCTACAGCTATTAAAATGCTTGAAGCGGTTAAACAGGAATTTCTCCTGAATGATTGTTTGATAATGGCGGCGGCCGTAGCCGATTTCAGAGTTGAAACACCGGGCAAAAACAAAATTAAAAAGACCCAAAGTGATACATTAACTTTAAATCTGGTAAAAAACCCCGATATACTGTTTGAAATTTCTAAAATTAAAACAGATAATCAAATAGTAGCGGGCTTTTGCGCAGAAAGTGAAAACTTGATTGAAAATGCAAAATCAAAACTTATAAGCAAAAAGGCTGATTATATAATTGCTAACGATATTTCAAAAAATGACACAGGTTTTAATTCGGCTTATAATGAAGTAGTTCTTATAGACAAACACGGAATAAGAAAAGAATTTCAAAAAGATACAAAAGAAAATATTGCATACAAAATCCTGAAGGAAATTTTATGA
- a CDS encoding glycosyltransferase family 2 protein: protein MKKLAVIVPCYNEEEVFLLTQKALSDLLNRLISLGKISNDSFVCFVNDGSKDTTWELISGAAQNSSIIKGINLSRNFGHQGALIAGLFNLDADYYVSIDADLQDDENAIEQMVDLADEGSEIVYGVRKERKTDSVFKRETALMFYRVMGFLGVEIVHNHADYRLLTKRAVETLKQFQEKNLFIRAMIPLLGYKSAKVFYDRKKRLLGESKYPLKKMLSFAWEGITSFSVKPLRLVTTFGMLTCLLSLALIVYSVVRYVVHDVISGWSSLIIAISLFSGVQLLCLGIIGEYIGKLYKEAKNRPSYIISEII, encoded by the coding sequence TTGAAAAAATTAGCTGTTATAGTTCCTTGTTACAACGAAGAAGAGGTTTTTTTATTAACCCAAAAAGCTTTGAGCGATTTGCTTAACAGACTTATATCTTTGGGCAAGATAAGTAACGATAGTTTTGTATGCTTTGTTAATGACGGCAGCAAAGATACCACCTGGGAGTTGATATCCGGCGCAGCTCAAAATTCAAGCATTATTAAAGGTATTAATCTCTCCAGGAATTTCGGTCATCAAGGTGCGCTGATTGCCGGTTTGTTTAATTTAGATGCCGACTATTACGTTTCTATAGATGCGGATTTGCAGGACGATGAAAATGCTATTGAACAAATGGTTGATTTGGCTGATGAAGGCTCTGAGATTGTATATGGGGTCAGAAAAGAGAGAAAAACGGATTCCGTCTTTAAAAGAGAAACAGCGTTAATGTTTTATAGAGTTATGGGATTTTTAGGGGTCGAAATTGTTCACAATCATGCAGATTACAGGCTTTTGACTAAAAGAGCCGTTGAGACATTGAAACAATTTCAGGAAAAAAATCTTTTTATAAGAGCGATGATACCGCTTTTGGGGTATAAATCCGCCAAGGTGTTTTACGACAGGAAAAAACGTTTACTTGGCGAGTCTAAATATCCGCTTAAAAAAATGCTTTCATTTGCCTGGGAAGGTATAACAAGTTTTTCGGTTAAACCGTTGAGATTGGTTACAACTTTTGGAATGCTTACCTGTCTTTTGAGTTTAGCATTGATTGTTTATTCCGTTGTTCGCTATGTAGTGCATGATGTTATATCGGGCTGGTCATCTTTGATAATTGCAATAAGCCTTTTTAGCGGAGTGCAGCTGCTTTGTTTGGGTATAATAGGTGAATACATAGGCAAATTATACAAAGAAGCCAAAAACAGACCGTCTTATATAATTTCTGAAATCATATAA
- a CDS encoding Rne/Rng family ribonuclease yields the protein MTKSIIISERDNIGAVIENGKVSEFFVQRGDILLNDVYLATVENILPSIDAAFVNVGSDKMGFLHASDVVGKGSLEEKLKPKQRILVQVVKEPTGHKGPRVTMSISLPGRFLVLMPDEKGINVSKKIESAKERARLKSVVSLLKPAGLGVIIRTEAEGQSESEIQEDLELLLEKWNDIVTATDTVNPPALVARDQDLLYKIIRESCSEDTDEIVVDTSFALHRTNQLLQSWNMNQNINVSVHKGNDSLLVNKGIDKEIKTALQTKVNLPCGGYLFIQQTEALTVIDVNSGKFTSGGTQNETIRKTNLESIDEIARQLKLRNIGGMIIVDFIDMDNRADKIKILEYLEEALEPDKSRPQVGQISDLGLVELTRHRQGQSLQEIFSKKCPACNGTGYILDAFNFASSPAEGEYKAKGTKIKLTSIKPQNNNDNKKQNHKNSQQQVQEPQAAAEEPKKQTKIETSPSLNASLQKTQNKKEQTRKFVFNQEVIKTFIGETGVMLPLANIVRSARIPVNTVNNKFPHWMNRDTFMKLTELETVVANPNLTAKIKTHEGKVEALKAEKAASKFDLEVETPDQQKKIIKPRKTTSKPRVRKAPSTVKKSK from the coding sequence ATGACAAAATCAATTATTATCTCAGAAAGAGATAACATCGGTGCTGTGATTGAAAACGGCAAAGTTTCGGAATTTTTTGTACAAAGAGGTGATATCCTCTTAAATGATGTTTATTTGGCAACCGTGGAGAACATCCTGCCAAGTATTGATGCGGCATTTGTGAACGTAGGTTCGGATAAAATGGGCTTTTTGCATGCTTCTGATGTTGTGGGCAAAGGCAGTTTGGAAGAAAAGTTAAAACCAAAGCAAAGGATTTTGGTACAGGTTGTTAAAGAACCGACAGGACACAAAGGCCCGAGGGTAACAATGTCAATTTCTTTACCCGGAAGATTTTTAGTTTTGATGCCTGATGAAAAAGGTATTAACGTAAGTAAAAAGATTGAATCCGCTAAAGAAAGAGCCAGATTAAAATCAGTTGTAAGTTTACTTAAACCCGCAGGACTGGGCGTTATTATAAGAACCGAAGCAGAAGGACAATCGGAATCTGAAATTCAGGAAGATTTAGAACTTTTGCTTGAAAAATGGAATGATATAGTAACAGCAACCGATACGGTCAATCCGCCGGCACTTGTCGCCCGTGATCAGGATTTGCTTTATAAAATCATCAGAGAATCCTGCAGCGAAGATACGGACGAAATTGTTGTCGATACTTCATTTGCCTTGCACAGAACCAATCAGCTGTTACAAAGCTGGAATATGAACCAAAATATCAACGTAAGCGTTCATAAAGGAAATGATTCCCTGCTTGTTAATAAAGGTATCGATAAAGAGATAAAAACAGCGCTTCAAACCAAAGTTAACCTCCCTTGCGGCGGATATCTATTTATCCAGCAGACAGAAGCTTTAACCGTTATTGACGTAAACAGCGGTAAGTTTACATCAGGCGGCACACAAAATGAAACCATCAGAAAAACCAACCTGGAATCAATAGATGAAATTGCCCGTCAGCTTAAATTAAGAAATATCGGCGGTATGATTATTGTCGATTTTATCGATATGGATAACAGAGCCGATAAAATTAAAATTTTAGAATACCTGGAAGAAGCTCTTGAACCTGACAAATCACGCCCTCAAGTCGGTCAAATATCCGATTTGGGATTGGTTGAGCTTACAAGACACAGACAAGGGCAAAGCCTGCAGGAAATCTTCTCCAAAAAATGCCCTGCCTGTAACGGTACAGGTTATATTTTGGATGCTTTCAATTTTGCAAGTTCACCGGCAGAGGGTGAATATAAAGCTAAGGGAACCAAGATTAAACTTACTTCCATTAAGCCGCAGAATAATAACGATAATAAAAAACAAAACCATAAAAATTCACAACAACAAGTACAAGAACCGCAGGCAGCTGCCGAAGAACCTAAAAAGCAAACCAAAATAGAAACATCACCCTCTTTGAATGCTTCACTGCAAAAGACACAAAATAAAAAAGAACAAACAAGGAAATTTGTTTTTAACCAGGAAGTGATAAAAACCTTCATAGGTGAAACAGGGGTTATGCTGCCTTTGGCTAATATTGTCCGTTCAGCCAGGATACCTGTTAATACTGTGAATAACAAATTCCCTCATTGGATGAACAGAGACACATTTATGAAGCTTACAGAGCTTGAAACTGTAGTTGCAAATCCAAATTTAACTGCTAAAATTAAAACACATGAGGGAAAAGTTGAAGCGCTAAAGGCAGAAAAAGCGGCTTCTAAATTCGATTTAGAAGTTGAAACGCCTGACCAACAGAAAAAAATAATCAAGCCAAGAAAAACTACATCTAAACCCAGAGTCCGTAAGGCGCCTTCAACTGTTAAAAAATCCAAATAG
- a CDS encoding TIGR03960 family B12-binding radical SAM protein encodes MSISEFESKIHSLLKNVTKPYRFVGAEQGSITKDPANVELFTCIVFPDMYEVAISNLGHRILYHILNANPKILCDRAYAPSADFLQLMQANNIPLYAVDTFKPLGEFDALAFSLSYELSYPTVLKMLELSDVPVKSKERGENSPIILAGGQGAYNPEPMADFIDVFVIGDGEDSIKEVFEKILELKKQGINRKGIITALSQIEGVYVPALYSSNYDFSKPIPLDDGAPAVVKKRNAVFCDETFPVDFPVPLSPCVHDRVVVEIRRGCGRMCRFCQSCFVNLPVRERDSADIVRLVDKSLKNTGYEEYSLLSLSSNDYNGIEPLIACLNSHHSKNGISVSLPSQRADKFNINLANLVQSVRKSTITIAIEAGSQRLRDAINKNLTEEQVISGVLDAYKAGWHSVKLYFILGLPTETFEDLDETAALLSRLKYQAKELKSELNLPKHLSLTATVSIFVPKAFTPFQWCAQNSPELIKEKITYLKEKTKFLKGVRLNFHSIFLSQIEAVFARGDRSLCKFMEKLWQNGSYLDAWNENFNRDVWIRSAEESGINLDDYSCREIDTNVELPWDFIDIGVSKDFLLKEYEDSKSNKQNPACDEKCVQCGVCSGAIKKTINKNIPEINPEQKEYNFTQENAKKEVFRYRIKLTKKGKLKFISHLDFLGIIYKAVKMADLRVAYSLGFNPTPKISLAVALPLFLEGEAELADIELYEDITPEELVRRINLVLHKDSRVLKAQKLDKSSDSIDKTVHWAEYEAFVPKKNNLIKNDLEGKINHVLSSESILVEKTNKKSLKKQIEIRKSIDSIVLEKDDDFYRVKFVLRAAQGDKDGLNTPSFRADEFMKLLLGNADYQAVRLRLLDENKKSLL; translated from the coding sequence ATGTCAATATCAGAATTTGAAAGTAAAATACATTCTCTTTTGAAAAATGTTACAAAACCATACCGTTTTGTGGGCGCAGAACAGGGAAGTATAACCAAAGACCCTGCAAATGTAGAGCTTTTTACATGTATAGTTTTTCCTGATATGTACGAAGTCGCGATTTCAAACCTCGGGCATAGGATTTTGTACCATATACTTAATGCTAACCCTAAAATCCTGTGTGATCGTGCTTATGCGCCAAGCGCGGATTTTTTGCAACTAATGCAGGCTAATAATATACCGCTTTATGCTGTGGATACTTTCAAGCCTTTGGGCGAATTTGACGCTTTGGCTTTTTCGTTATCTTATGAGTTAAGTTATCCCACTGTTTTAAAAATGCTTGAATTATCTGATGTTCCTGTCAAGTCAAAAGAGCGTGGCGAAAACTCGCCTATTATTTTAGCGGGCGGACAAGGAGCTTATAATCCCGAACCTATGGCTGATTTTATCGATGTTTTTGTAATCGGAGACGGAGAAGATTCCATAAAAGAAGTATTTGAAAAGATTCTGGAGCTGAAAAAACAAGGCATAAACCGCAAAGGAATTATTACAGCTTTGTCCCAAATAGAGGGAGTTTATGTTCCTGCTTTATATTCATCAAATTACGATTTCTCAAAGCCAATACCCCTTGACGATGGAGCTCCTGCGGTTGTAAAAAAGCGCAATGCCGTTTTTTGCGATGAAACATTTCCCGTTGATTTTCCCGTTCCGTTATCACCTTGCGTTCATGACAGGGTTGTGGTTGAAATCAGAAGAGGCTGCGGCAGGATGTGCCGTTTTTGCCAGTCCTGTTTTGTCAATTTGCCCGTCAGAGAACGCGACAGCGCTGATATAGTAAGATTGGTTGATAAATCCCTTAAAAATACAGGATATGAGGAATATTCTCTTTTATCACTCTCTTCTAACGATTATAACGGCATAGAACCTTTAATTGCATGCTTAAACTCACACCATTCCAAAAACGGTATCTCTGTTTCTTTGCCAAGCCAAAGAGCGGATAAATTCAACATTAACCTTGCTAATTTAGTCCAATCGGTCAGAAAAAGCACTATTACCATTGCAATTGAGGCAGGAAGCCAAAGACTGCGTGATGCAATAAACAAAAATCTGACCGAAGAGCAGGTCATATCGGGTGTTCTTGATGCTTACAAGGCAGGATGGCACAGCGTAAAATTGTATTTTATCCTGGGTCTTCCAACGGAAACTTTTGAGGATTTGGACGAAACAGCGGCACTTTTATCACGATTAAAATATCAGGCAAAAGAGCTTAAATCAGAGTTGAATTTACCTAAACATTTGTCGCTCACTGCAACCGTTTCTATTTTTGTACCTAAAGCTTTTACCCCGTTTCAGTGGTGTGCGCAAAATTCACCCGAACTTATAAAAGAAAAAATCACTTATTTGAAAGAAAAAACTAAATTCTTAAAGGGCGTAAGGTTAAATTTTCACAGTATATTTTTATCTCAGATTGAGGCTGTATTTGCAAGAGGCGACAGAAGTTTATGCAAATTTATGGAGAAGCTGTGGCAAAACGGCTCTTATCTTGATGCCTGGAATGAAAATTTTAACAGGGATGTTTGGATAAGAAGCGCAGAAGAATCAGGCATTAACCTCGATGATTATTCTTGCAGGGAAATTGATACAAACGTTGAATTACCGTGGGATTTTATTGATATAGGGGTTTCAAAAGACTTCTTATTGAAAGAATACGAAGATTCAAAATCAAATAAACAAAACCCTGCCTGCGACGAAAAATGTGTGCAATGCGGCGTTTGTTCAGGTGCAATAAAAAAAACTATTAACAAGAATATTCCGGAAATTAACCCTGAGCAAAAAGAGTATAATTTTACACAGGAAAACGCTAAAAAAGAAGTCTTCAGATACAGAATCAAGTTGACTAAAAAAGGAAAATTGAAGTTTATATCTCATTTGGACTTTTTAGGGATTATATACAAAGCGGTGAAAATGGCTGATTTAAGAGTAGCCTATTCTCTGGGTTTTAACCCTACCCCAAAGATTTCTTTGGCTGTAGCGCTGCCTTTGTTTCTTGAAGGTGAGGCGGAATTAGCTGATATTGAGTTATATGAGGATATTACTCCCGAAGAATTGGTGCGCAGAATAAATTTGGTTTTGCATAAAGATTCAAGGGTTTTAAAAGCCCAAAAACTCGATAAATCATCAGACAGCATAGACAAGACAGTCCATTGGGCAGAATACGAAGCTTTTGTTCCTAAAAAAAATAACTTGATTAAAAATGACTTAGAAGGTAAAATAAATCATGTTCTCTCAAGCGAAAGTATACTCGTTGAGAAAACGAACAAAAAAAGCTTAAAAAAACAAATTGAAATCAGAAAATCCATTGATTCGATTGTACTAGAGAAAGACGATGATTTTTACAGAGTAAAATTTGTATTGAGAGCCGCCCAGGGTGATAAGGATGGATTGAACACTCCGTCTTTCAGGGCAGATGAGTTTATGAAACTGCTGTTGGGTAACGCAGATTATCAGGCAGTAAGACTAAGGTTATTAGACGAAAATAAAAAAAGTTTATTATAG